In the genome of Rhodamnia argentea isolate NSW1041297 chromosome 3, ASM2092103v1, whole genome shotgun sequence, one region contains:
- the LOC115756694 gene encoding U-box domain-containing protein 43-like encodes MTLDVITNASLAPASEALSQTVEYIVDVVVASNDVLVEKESFKVLATYLERIVPVIKELSQKEISNSQSLHAAIEILNREVNNAKRLTRECSKRSKVYLLMNCRKIVKSLENGIREISRGLSLLPLASMDLSSKISEDIRILCDNMEKAELRAASAEEEVLEKIESGIQERTIDRSYANNLLVRIAEAVGVSTEKTSLRREFDEFKSEIENAQLRKDQAEAIQMEQIIALLERADAASSPKEREMKYFTKRNSLGTQPLEPLQSFYCPITRDVMVDPVETSSGHTFERSAIEKWFAEGNNMCPLTMTPMDTSILRPNKTLRQSIEEWKDRNNMITIASIKKKLESDDELEVFRCLEQLQDLCEQRDVHREWVIMEDYIPVLIEILHSKGRDIRDIKSRVLIILCLVARDTDHAKERIASVENAIEVIVGSLGRREMKLAVRLLLELSKDSSVRDRLGKVQGCILLLVTMLRGDDIQAAKDAEELLDNLSFSDWNVVQMAKANYFKYFLQHLSSGPEDVKITIATALAEMELTDHSKASLYEGGVLDPLLHLIEHVDVQVKEVGIKALYNLSNLPKNGLQMIVDGAVGSLLDVLFNHSSSSLSLRETTAATIMQLAMSTLSQEPSQTQSLLLESEDIFKLFSLTIFSGPNVQECILRTFHALCQSPCGTNVRTKLRQCSVIQALVQLCELDRLNVRANAVKLLYFLVDESDEALITEHVGERCIETLLRIIRTSNDDEEVASTVGIIAKLPEDPQFTEWLQDKGAFPIILNLLQIPRQNNSQKSNLVENAVGAICRFTVPTHLEMQTRAAKDGLIPLLVQLLNMGTSLTKRRASFCLAQFSCSSSQLSRTIPKRRGFLCFSAPMESGCSIHGGICSVESSFCLIEANAVEPLVGVLNEADLDACEAALDALLTLIEGQKLQSGSKVLVEANVIPPMIKFLVSSSSSLQEKSLEALERIFRLPELKLRYGPLAQMPLVDLTQRRSSRMRSLAARILAHLNVLPDQSSYF; translated from the exons ATGACATTGGACGTGATCACGAACGCATCATTGGCTCCTGCATCCGAAGCCCTTTCTCAAACAGTGGAGTACATTGTTGATGTTGTAGTTGCTTCCAATGATGTTCTCGTTGAGAAGGAAAGTTTTAAGGTACTTGCTACTTACTTGGAAAGGATTGTCCCAGTAATTAAAGAATTGAGTCAGAAAGAAATCAGTAATTCTCAGAGCTTGCACGCTGCTATTGAGATCCTTAATAGAGAAGTCAACAACGCAAAGCGACTTACGAGGGAGTGCAGCAAGAGGAGCAAAGTGTATCTTTTAATGAACTGCCGCAAGATCGTGAAAAGCTTGGAGAATGGCATAAGAGAGATCAGTAGAGGATTAAGCCTCCTCCCGTTGGCATCCATGGATCTCTCTTCTAAAATAAGTGAGGACATCAGGATTCTGTGTGACAATATGGAGAAGGCGGAGCTTCGGGCTGCTTCAGCTGAGGAAGAGGTTCTAGAGAAAATTGAATCAGGAATACAGGAGAGGACTATTGACAGATCCTATGCAAATAATTTGCTAGTTCGTATTGCGGAGGCAGTTGGTGTATCTACTGAGAAGACGTCCCTGAGGAGAGAATTTGATGAGTTCAAGAGTGAGATTGAAAATGCCCAGCTGCGGAAGGATCAGGCAGAAGCTATACAGATGGAGCAGATAATTGCTTTGTTAGAACGGGCAGATGCTGCTTCATCTCCTAAGGAGAGGGAGATGAAATACTTCACCAAGCGGAATTCTTTGGGAACTCAACCACTGGAGCCTCTTCAGTCATTTTACTGCCCAATCACTCGAGATGTCATGGTGGACCCTGTGGAGACATCATCTGGACATACTTTTGAGCGGAGTGCAATAGAAAAATGGTTTGCAGAAGGGAATAACATGTGTCCTTTGACAATGACTCCTATGGATACATCTATTTTACGGCCAAATAAGACTCTGCGACAATCTATTGAAGAATGGAAGGACAGAAACAACATGATTACAATTGCTTCCATAAAAAAGAAGCTTGAGTCAGATGATGAGTTAGAAGTGTTTCGTTGCTTGGAGCAGCTACAGGATCTCTGTGAACAAAGAGATGTGCATCGAGAGTGGGTAATAATGGAGGACTACATACCTGTATTGATCGAAATTCTGCATTCAAAAGGTCGAGATATTCGGGACATTAAAAGTCGTGTTCTCATTATCCTGTGCTTAGTGGCAAGGGATACTGATCATGCTAAG GAAAGAATTGCGAGtgttgaaaatgcaattgaagtCATCGTTGGTTCTCTTGGACGCCGTGAGATGAAGTTGGCTGTAAGGTTATTGCTAGAATTATCGAAAGATAGTTCTGTACGAGACCGCCTGGGGAAGGTTCAAGGATGCATACTTCTTCTGGTGACCATGTTAAGGGGTGATGATATTCAAGCTGCAAAAGATGCAGAAGAGCTACTGGATAATCTGTCCTTTTCAGATTGGAATGTTGTGCAAATGGCCAAGGCAAATTACTTCAAGTATTTCCTGCAGCATCTTTCTTCCG GACCCGAGGATGTCAAAATAACCATTGCAACAGCTTTGGCAGAAATGGAGTTGACCGACCACAGCAAGGCATCTCTTTATGAGGGTGGAGTGTTGGATCCCCTCCTTCACTTGATTGAACATGTTGACGTTCAGGTGAAAGAAGTGGGTATCAAGGCTCTCTACAACCTCTCGAATTTACCCAAAAATGGGCTCCAGATGATAGTAGATGGAGCAGTCGGCTCCTTACTTGATGTTCTCTTTAATCACAGCTCATCATCCTTGAGTTTGCGTGAAACAACTGCTGCCACAATCATGCAACTCGCTATGTCAACCTTGTCTCAAGAGCCAAGTCAGACACAGAGTTTGTTGTTGGaatcggaagatattttcaAGCTCTTTTCATTGACTATATTCTCTGGCCCTAATGTACAAGAGTGCATTCTTCGAACTTTTCATGCCCTGTGTCAATCCCCTTGTGGTACAAATGTCAGGACCAAATTGAGGCAG TGCTCTGTTATCCAAGCATTGGTTCAGCTATGTGAGCTTGATAGGCTAAACGTGCGAGCAAATGCTGTAAAGCTTCTCTATTTTTTGGTTGATGAAAGTGATGAGGCGCTCATCACAGAGCATGTTGGAGAAAGATGCATCGAGACCTTGCTTAGGATCATCAGAACTTCCAATGATGATGAGGAGGTTGCTTCTACAGTTGGGATAATCGCCAAACTACCAGAGGATCCTCAGTTCACTGAATGGCTTCAGGATAAAGGAGCCTTCCCCATTATACTCAACTTACTGCAGATCCCTAGGCAGAACAATTCTCAAAAGAGTAACCTAGTGGAAAATGCTGTCGGAGCTATTTGTCGTTTCACTGTACCTACTCACCTGGAAATGCAAACGAGAGCAGCTAAAGACGGGCTTATTCCGTTGCTGGTGCAGTTGTTAAATATGGGAACTAGTTTGACTAAAAGGCGTGCATCCTTTTGTCTTGCTCAGTTCTCGTGCAGCTCGTCTCAATTGAGCAGGACAATACCAAAACGTAGAGGATTCTTGTGCTTCTCAGCTCCTATGGAATCTGGTTGCTCAATTCATGGAGGAATCTGTTCAGTGGAATCATCATTTTGCCTCATCGAGGCTAATGCTGTGGAACCTCTTGTGGGGGTCCTCAATGAGGCGGATCTTGATGCCTGTGAGGCTGCTTTAGATGCATTATTGACCTTAATTGAGGGCCAAAAACTGCAAAGTGGCAGTAAGGTTCTTGTGGAAGCAAATGTGATTCCTCCAATGATAAAGTTTCTTGTTTCCTCTTCCTCTAGTTTGCAGGAGAAATCATTAGAGGCATTGGAAAGGATTTTCCGGTTGCCAGAACTCAAACTGAG GTATGGACCATTGGCTCAAATGCCTTTAGTTGACTTGACACAGCGCAGAAGCAGCAGGATGAGATCTTTGGCTGCCAGAATACTTGCTCACTTAAACGTGCTTCCTGATCAGTCTTCTTATTTTTAA
- the LOC115756701 gene encoding glycolate oxidase 1-like isoform X1, whose translation MEITNVMEYEEIAKKKLPKMVYDYYASGAEDQWTLKENRNAFSRILFRPRILVDVSHIDMTTTVFGFKVSMPIMIAPTAMQKMAHPDGEYATARAASAAGTIMTLSSWATSSVEEVASTGPGIRFFQLYVLKDRNVVAQLVRRAERAGFKAIVLTVDTLRLGRREADIKNRFALPPNLTLKNFEGLDIGKMDRANDSGLATYAAEQVDRSLSWKDVKWLQTITTLPILVKGVLTAEDTRVAVQAGAAGIIVSNHGARQLDYVPATIMALEEVVKAAQGKLPVFLDGGVRRGTDVFKALALGASGVFIGRPVLFSLAAEGEAGVKKVLQMLRDEFELTMALSGCRSLKEITRDHIMTEHDRPRVAPRL comes from the exons ATGGAGATCACTAATGTGATGGAGTATGAGGAAATCGCGAAGAAGAAGCTGCCCAAGATGGTGTATGACTACTACGCGTCCGGTGCAGAAGACCAGTGGACTCTCAAGGAAAACCGAAATGCGTTTTCAAGGATTTT GTTTCGCCCTCGGATTCTTGTAGATGTAAGCCATATAGACATGACAACAACAGTTTTTGGATTCAAAGTCTCGATGCCTATCATGATCGCTCCCACAGCAATGCAAAAGATGGCTCATCCTGACG GAGAATATGCAACAGCTAGAGCTGCATCAGCAGCAGGGACAATTATG ACTCTATCCTCATGGGCTACATCAAGTGTGGAAGAGGTTGCTTCAACAGGACCTGGAATTCGCTTCTTCCAGCTTTAT GTGTTAAAAGACAGAAATGTTGTTGCACAACTTGTGAGGAGAGCTGAAAGAGCTGGTTTCAAAGCGATTGTCCTTACAGTGGACACACTGAGGCTTGGTCGCAGGGAAGCTGACATCAAGAATAG ATTTGCTTTGCCTCCAAATCTCACACTCAAGAATTTTGAGGGTTTGGATATTGGAAAGATGGATagg GCAAATGACTCAGGTCTGGCCACTTACGCTGCTGAACAGGTGGACCGATCTCTAAGCTGGAAG GATGTCAAGTGGCTTCAAACAATCACTACACTACCAATTCTAGTGAAGGGTGTACTAACTGCCGAAGATA CTAGGGTAGCTGTTCAAGCTGGAGCTGCTGGAATTATAGTGTCCAACCATGGAGCTCGGCAACTTGATTATGTGCCCGCAACCATCATGGCTCTGGAAGAG GTTGTAAAAGCTGCACAGGGAAAACTTCCGGTTTTCCTGGATGGTGGGGTTCGCCGCGGAACCGATGTCTTTAAGGCATTGGCTCTTGGAGCATCTGGCGTATTT ATTGGAAGGCCTGTTCTGTTCTCATTGGCGGCCGAAGGCGAAGCTGGTGTGAAGAAAGTGCTTCAAATGCTCCGTGATGAGTTTGAGCTGACTATGGCATTGAGCGGATGCCGCTCGTTGAAGGAGATCACCCGCGACCATATCATGACTGAGCACGACCGTCCTCGGGTCGCACCTCGCTTGTGA
- the LOC115756701 gene encoding glycolate oxidase 1-like isoform X2, which produces MRKSRRRSCPRWCMTTTRPVQKTSGLSRKTEMRFQGFCEFRPRILVDVSHIDMTTTVFGFKVSMPIMIAPTAMQKMAHPDGEYATARAASAAGTIMTLSSWATSSVEEVASTGPGIRFFQLYVLKDRNVVAQLVRRAERAGFKAIVLTVDTLRLGRREADIKNRFALPPNLTLKNFEGLDIGKMDRANDSGLATYAAEQVDRSLSWKDVKWLQTITTLPILVKGVLTAEDTRVAVQAGAAGIIVSNHGARQLDYVPATIMALEEVVKAAQGKLPVFLDGGVRRGTDVFKALALGASGVFIGRPVLFSLAAEGEAGVKKVLQMLRDEFELTMALSGCRSLKEITRDHIMTEHDRPRVAPRL; this is translated from the exons ATGAGGAAATCGCGAAGAAGAAGCTGCCCAAGATGGTGTATGACTACTACGCGTCCGGTGCAGAAGACCAGTGGACTCTCAAGGAAAACCGAAATGCGTTTTCAAGGATTTTGTGA GTTTCGCCCTCGGATTCTTGTAGATGTAAGCCATATAGACATGACAACAACAGTTTTTGGATTCAAAGTCTCGATGCCTATCATGATCGCTCCCACAGCAATGCAAAAGATGGCTCATCCTGACG GAGAATATGCAACAGCTAGAGCTGCATCAGCAGCAGGGACAATTATG ACTCTATCCTCATGGGCTACATCAAGTGTGGAAGAGGTTGCTTCAACAGGACCTGGAATTCGCTTCTTCCAGCTTTAT GTGTTAAAAGACAGAAATGTTGTTGCACAACTTGTGAGGAGAGCTGAAAGAGCTGGTTTCAAAGCGATTGTCCTTACAGTGGACACACTGAGGCTTGGTCGCAGGGAAGCTGACATCAAGAATAG ATTTGCTTTGCCTCCAAATCTCACACTCAAGAATTTTGAGGGTTTGGATATTGGAAAGATGGATagg GCAAATGACTCAGGTCTGGCCACTTACGCTGCTGAACAGGTGGACCGATCTCTAAGCTGGAAG GATGTCAAGTGGCTTCAAACAATCACTACACTACCAATTCTAGTGAAGGGTGTACTAACTGCCGAAGATA CTAGGGTAGCTGTTCAAGCTGGAGCTGCTGGAATTATAGTGTCCAACCATGGAGCTCGGCAACTTGATTATGTGCCCGCAACCATCATGGCTCTGGAAGAG GTTGTAAAAGCTGCACAGGGAAAACTTCCGGTTTTCCTGGATGGTGGGGTTCGCCGCGGAACCGATGTCTTTAAGGCATTGGCTCTTGGAGCATCTGGCGTATTT ATTGGAAGGCCTGTTCTGTTCTCATTGGCGGCCGAAGGCGAAGCTGGTGTGAAGAAAGTGCTTCAAATGCTCCGTGATGAGTTTGAGCTGACTATGGCATTGAGCGGATGCCGCTCGTTGAAGGAGATCACCCGCGACCATATCATGACTGAGCACGACCGTCCTCGGGTCGCACCTCGCTTGTGA